The nucleotide window GTTTGATGTACAATGCACAGGCTATACAGCCGCATATGCAACAGCTAGTGCGATTATTATTAACATGGCAACCAAACCTTTTGAATATTTACTGGAGGCCGGAATTTCGAGTGTTAGAATCCTTCGAGAGCGTCGGCGAGAAGAGGACATCAGTTGTTACAAGTGAAATTTAAAAGTTAGAAGAGAAGGATACGTACATGGAAGGATGGTGAAAGTGAAACCTAAAACAGCCGTGTTTATAACAACTTGGTTAATGGGTTAATGGCGGAATTGAGTTGTCCCAGTGTGTTTGGaaagttattttataattaatttaaaattactgattataaatgtaaataactttttttttattattattatttctttttcattccctttggatttttttcttccttatttcAGAACCTGAAAcaagatatagtgaaattctaaattttcattcattaatttttaaaaacttaaatatttataaccaaatttttattaaaaatcttagttagagttagtaataaaatcattatatattaaaataatttaaagttttatcacattttcttgttcaggtttaaaaaacttacaattttttcataatttaaagtttgaaaactgacaAATACTTTATAAAGTTTATCCCTCTTCTCTCCACATCGATTCACTATCTTCGACTATTGGTTGTCCTCCctctcatcttatctctctctctgATCACTCTCCCTTCCTCCTTTGGTTGTCTTCAGCTGAAACTATCAGAGATGATGAATCAAAGCTGAGAGAATAAGAACAAACCCTAGAGAGTATtgtcagttttcaaactttgagttaaaaaaaaattgtaagatatctaaatttagaaaaaaaatatgaaaaaactttaatttttaaaatttttattaaataacgattttaactttaattttaactaaattttttaatataaatttaattattagttaagtttttaaatataaatttaattattagttaagtttttaaaaattaaaaaataagaatttgagatttttctgTAGAAAAATCTTTTGGCCTTGGTTTTTTCCTCTTCTCCATCCTATTTGCTGCTATTTTTAGAGTTACACCGAACGTCGTAGCTCTGGAGAAACAacaatacattattttatttaaatcgtatACAAAAACGGCGTCGTTTCACTTTTCAAATCGACACGGCATCGTTTTCGTTTGGCTCCACCGACTTTTGGTTTGGTTTCTTGCATAAATTGCTTGCTCAATCGGGTAAATCTCAAGTTTGTAGCTCTTCTTTAGGATTTTTGAATCTATCGCGACGCAGGTAAGGTAAGTTCGTCTTTAATATCAATTCTTTTTAAATAGTTGAGTTGATGCCCTTAATTCTTTATGTTTCTGTATCTtcctcttgttttttttttttttttctgaatttgaacTCATCGAACCTGAGAtatctgatttaatttaattttgtttcattattttttgaattggaATTTGATATCAAGTTGATTTTTTTAGgtgaaattcttaatttgaaatcttGAGATGTATTTTTGTATATTGAGTACTCTATTTAAAATCCctaattactaattaatttttttcaatgcagattttaatatcaatatatatcTTCAAGATGCCGGCCACTGCTGGACGAGTTCGCATGCCTGCGAACAATAGGGTGCATAGTAGTGCGGCCCTGCAAACTCACGGTATTTGGCAGAGTGCAATTGGGTATGATCCATATGCACCCAACAAAGATGACTCCAAGAACTCCTCACAGCACCAATCATCAAATAACGAACCTGATGCTGAGAATCCGTACAATAGCTACCAGGGACTTTTAGCACTTGCACGCATAACTAATACCAATGCTGACGAAGCCCGTGGTGCTTGCAAGAAGTGTGGTCGTGTTGGGCATTTGACTTTTCAGTGTAGAAACTTCTTGAGTGTTAAGGATGATAATAAGGAAAGAGACCCGGGAGCAATTCAGGCTGCAGTGCTGTCTGAGTTGGATAAATTGAAGGGGAAAGTGGGGAAGTTGAATGGGAAGGGTAAGGTTGAGATTGAGGACGAAAGTGAGGAAGAAGAGGATGAGAGTGACAGTTCAGATTCAGATGCAGATTCTGAGATTGAGAGGATTATTGCTGAGAGAAATGGGAAGAAGATTAGTAGTAGAGGCAGATCttcaaggaagaagaaaattgatGTTTCAGATGAAGATGGAACAGAATCAAATTCTGATTCGGGAAAGAAGAGAGGGAGGTCCAAGAAGAGGAGAAGTCGGAAGAGGCAAAATAGTGACTCAGGGGATGAGGATGAAAGTAGAAGGAAGAGGAGAAGGgaaaagagaaggaagaggGATCAGTCCTCTGATGAAGACGATGAGTATCGACAACGTAAGAGGAAGAGTAGAAAGGAAAAGAGGAGGCGAAGAAGTCATCCACACTCAGACGATTCTGATTCAGACGTGTCTGAAGATTCTAGTGGACAATATGAAAGGAAGGGCAGAAAGTCCAGATTGCCATCTGATTCTGATGCAAGTGATTCGGATGATTCCCGTGGAAGGCGCACAAAGAGGTCTAAGAATAAGAGCAGGAAACACCATCATGCCAAGGAAGAATAGAGGCATTCCTTGGAAGGTAATGCATCAATTGTTCTACAAAGTTCCTTCTAATCCTTCTAGTTCATGTGGTATGTTGCTTTTTGTTCGTTTTTTATAATGCATGCTGTTAATTAGGTTACTTAATCTGCTTGTTAGGGCTTTGATTATAGGCTTGAATGTGGTGatgctattttatttttgcttggTATCAACCAAAGTATTTTGAGAACACGTCAATGTGTGCTCTATTCAAATTTGCACAAACATATATGGTTTATGTTGGTTTTGCAAATCATCTTAAATGCTAACTATTGGTAATAACTTCTTTGTTGTTTTACGTTGTTCAATTATGCTTACagtttttgttttctgttaTCTTCCATCATGGTTCCTACTTGGGTCATGTTATTAGTTAAGCGTGTGTAtatcttttgttttcttctttcttctgcaTTACCATGTATTATAACTCAATAAAATgactacttttttttaattattattatgtttagaattttatttttacagtgAATtccatcatttttaattattcatctTGCCCATTAAGAATTAAAGGGTGATCTAGTAGTGGTCTGGCTGTACTGCATTAATTTGCTACTCTTGAAAAGAAATGCAATATGCCAACATCTCTTTCAGGATTCTCTTGATGCTATGGAGATGATTTTATCACATTTGATACAAATTCATGATCATTTTGTCATGCAAGCTATTCTGAACATAAAATTTTGAGTCTTCTCTATTGGAAACTAATGCATTGTAGCTACCAGTTGCTTATCTCCTACTGTTCTTCCTTTGTAATTTTGGTTCTGGTAATTTCCTGATGATTTTTAGTTGCATATAGGAAACACTGGATAATACCGACTCTGAATTCAATATCTTTACGTTGGAGAAATCTTTCAAGTCATTTGGTTATAGTTAATTTTTGTTGGCTTTGCAGGCATGCAGAAAGGTGGATTGTAATGATTGCCCGCAAGATTCTTACATATTAGCGATGGAACTATCATATTAGGCGAgcttctaaaaaaaaaaaaacattgctGTTGGTTTGTGTGCTTCAATTTAAGCTTTGTTctccaaaatgaaaaaatttagcGGTGGTGTCTTGTGTTTAGATGGTGACCTATGATTAAGTTGACTTGATCAATCTTTCTACAGGTTGATGTTCCAAATTTAGCTTCTGTCACTGTCTTTCCCTCGTCTCTTTATATTTGCTACTGGATGTTTGATTTAAGGCAACTATCTTGTCAAGTTTCGCAATCGTTAACATAGTGAGGTTACTCCATTTATTAGCTAATACTTCCGcttgattttttataattggggCTTTTGTTGCTTCTTGGTGTGTTTACCTGGCAAATTTTAATGCGACATAGTACAGTAACTTGTAGTTTAAAGTTTTGACGACTTTCATGTTGGGAAAAAGGTTAAGAAGAAGCTTTGTACTTTAGGTCACTTTCTATTCTGTATTGTGCATCAAAGTATTATAAATTCTCGCATACCTTTGCATAGTTTATCAAGCGACAGGCCAAGAATCTATAAAGTTGGCCTCACAATTCTCTGATATAAACCATAAGTTTATTTTCGGTAGGCACGACTTAGCACCTATATCAGCCGATCAGTTATGACAGAGTTACAAAAGTGAATCAATTTAACAGCTTCGGTTCCGAGTATTCAATTCTTCCAAGGGCAGTAACCCAGTAACTAGGACTGCATACATATTTTAgtcaatttaattattcatttctAGAGATCATAAATTTGTTGTGATTCTTCTTCAGAAAACAATGTAGATCATTTATCCTTCCGCAAACTCATGGGCTTTCCCTATAAGAGGAAAATGcagaaaacaacaataaaacaaCCCTAGTTCTATCTAAAACAGGTTCAACTCGATTAAACAAAATGGTGTCTTAACCCCGTTTATGGTTTTTGGGTGGACTCTATTCTTGTGTGGGTGCTTGTGAGTTGAGCTCTGCAAACCTCACGCCAACACGCATTGAATGCTTCAGAAACTTCTCAGCACATCGCATGACGCAGGTCTCCTCTTGCTTCTGCAGATTTTTCCGAGTGAAGTTTTCCACACAGTCGTTGAAGCATCTCTCCACAAGGGAATTGTACATCCTCAGACTGCACTTCCAATTCATAGAAACAAATAAGAGGGTGCTTGACCGAAGTAATTTACAATAGGTTGGCATTAAGGAAACAAAGTAGATGCTTCTAAAAGTTACGACTACAATGACAGTTTTAAGCCAACCTCAAGGGCACATCATCTCAAAGAAATACATAGCACAATTAACTTAGCATTTAGTAAGAGTTAGGCATTCATAAAGCTTACAGTAAACTTGAATTAAGAATACTAAAAATATAACTTCTATGCAAATGGAAAATCAAATTTGTtcccaaaatataaaattaaaatagaaaaaagcaTGGCAAGATGTTGTTCCCAAAACGTCCATGTGCAACACAAACGTTACATTGGTTTTAAGGAGAACATCAATTCAATTTAGCTTCACTTCCATCAACCAAGCCACAAGTTTACAAATTCCACTTGCAGCTTGCAGAGCATAAATTTGAATCGCGAAGCCATACGTGGAAACCAAAAACTCAAGCCCacttaaaaagtaaaaactttaaatgaaaTCAGCACATAAAAGATCTTAAATCATTATTAGAGTTACAGCTTAGCAGTTTCACATTAAGGTCCTCAATTACTCGAAAATGAAATGAAGCAGAACAAATGCTAATTGAAAATCTAATAGAGGGTTGATCTAAGATTATCGAACATGAAGCagagaaaaggaaataaatgaGGCAAAGATGggggaaaaaacaaaaaaacctgTCGCGTAATTGAAGATGATCAATCATAGCAGTCATTCGAGCCTTGTCTTGCTCAGGTAGACCCTCAAGTCCAGCTAACATGTTCTTGTCCATACTGGATCCTGTCTCCTCCGCTAATCacctttctctctctttctgtttCTTGCTCAGGTTTCAGTGAATCGAGGGAGAAGGAGAAGTAGGGTTTATTGAAAGAGGGGTTTACATTTCTTATCTATATTTCAATTGTCAAAACGTCGCCGTCTGGTCTTCCATGTTGAAAAGGTCTATTTTAAATATGCAGGGCCGTGAAGTTGGGCCAAGTCAGAGACTATTTCACCCATCTTAATTACGTTATTTACGGAAatctttcttattttaattttaaaagtatgataatttgaaatataactACGTGTATGAACcctaaagattttttttccaaCTGTGCAAAATCAATGAATATTTGCTAAAAATGTAAACAGATAAAGCTACTTTTCTTCCCAGAATCTCTCCTAAATCCATCCACATTCAAAtacccaaaaccctaatttcacaTCTTCTCTTTCTCCCTGTAACCAGATGTGGTACCTAAGTAGAACACCTCATGTCTCTTCCAATACAAAACCAAATGACCCGcccattttcacttttaataattctatttttccAGTATCAGATAGTGGCGTTTTTCAAAACATTTCGATCGTTCAAGTCCCAAAagagataaaacaaaatgaTGATCAAAAGCAACAACACAGGCCTTGGTGCAACTCATGGGAGTGGTTTGCATATCCGCCTTCTCCCATGCAATTCCACGCTGTGGCAGTCCCTCGAAATCCATCCTTTAGAATTCAAGTTATTTCAGACTTTTCAGTATTGTCAGAGCAAATTTTATGCGCCAAACTGCCTCTTGGAATTCATCCTCGTGCTACATTGTGTTGTTATTCGTTTGAAGGCAATACGTTAACAGATGTCCCCAAGATGCAGTGCGAAGATCGTAATCTAATTGGGGCTTCTGGAGCCATTTTTGATGGGTGGCTCTACCTAGCAGGCGGGTTTAAGGGGAGCCCTTCCGGTAAGTGCAAACTGGATTtcatgtgtatatattttaagacTCACCCTTTATGTTAAAGTTACCGTAAAATATTCAACAATTTGGATGGTGCCcttgataaataattaacaagtcCATCATTGATGGAGATCTCCTAATTcaaatcagttttttttttttttggctgcaGCAGGTGTTGAACCTTCAGAGTATCTAGATTTGGCGGAGAAGTTGAACCTCAAGACATGGCAATGGAAAGCACTACCCCCAATGCATACACCAAGGGCTTTTGGGACAGGCGTCGCTCTCAATAACAAGTTCTGCGTCGTGGGCGGTGGCGCAACCCTCAAGCGCTCAGCTGAAATTTACGACCCCAGAAAAGACTCATGGGAGTTGTTGGAATCATTTGTTCCAAAGGAGGCTGATGGATTTGCGGTGGCATCCTTGAACTCCCGTTTGGTAATGCTTACTTGGTCAGATAGGCTAGGAGTGAAACTGTGGATGTGGAATAAATTGATTAACATAGACACCGGAGGGTGGGGATTGATCAGTTTCTTTCCCAACCAACAAGTCGAGAGGTTAAGAGTGAGGCAATATGGGGCAAAAATGGTGAGGGTTGGGAAGGAGTTGTGGGTTTTAATTGGAGAGAATGAAGAAGGTATTTTTCAAGTGGATGGAGGAGGTGTTTGGCCGGTGTTTCCACCGCCCATGTTTAGGCCTGAAGATGGGCATGAAATTGTGCAGAAGGACCATGTCTATGCATTCCATTTCCCGGCTGGTGGAAGAATTAGTTGGAGACAGATTCCAGTTTACTCAATTTGAGCTTCATTTATTTCCTGGATGCAACTTAAAACTTTGTCACTTTGTTCTCTGGCTCCGTAAGAATTCActgcataatttataaatgagttgATTTGTTATTATCAGAGTTCACTCAAGTGATTTAGATTGTTGTTCCAATGTCTGAGTTTTTCTCTTGAATCtaagaacaaaaaaaacttCACAGTGCTCACAATTGAACTCTATCCTATCAACTGATGAAGCAGGGGATTAAAAAGATAAGACGGATGTGACACAAGCTCATACAAAACACTGAAAATTATACAGAGGATCCGGATCCAGACAAATAATTTTCGTGATCATCTTCACTTCCCCTTTATCATGATTGggattcaaaacaaaaattttaaaagacatTTCTAAATGCTTTATCAGATATTACGACAgggtatatttttaaaattaaattaaaagaagatacCATAACAAATGTTACCTTTCTTGTAGCAACTTCTGTCATTTCACTACCTTCCTTCGTaagcaaacaaacaaagtaGGATCTGTTAACCTTCAGAAGAGAAATAACAGAGCAAATGAAAGTGTGAGTGAAGAAGAGAACAAGAAAGATGGCGAGGAGCAAGTTTTTGTCTTCCATTGTTGGcaatttttaaatcaatctATCGATACTTCTTTTGGTGTTTTATCTTCATTAATATGTGGGCGTTGAATATGGAGCAGAGAGCACTGTAGCTTTAACAACTTTCTGAAGCAATCAAAACTCAATAGATACAGTTCAATAGAAGTAATCGTGCCACCGAGGACCCCAAGAGTGGGCTTGAGTGGTGAAAGCAAAAGATTATCTTATGAAaagtcaaaattcaaataacatgaatgaaaagaaacacatttataaaagaaatttgaacTGATTAATTCGAGATTGGATAGCTACCATCCAAGGTGAACACCTAATGGACCGATACAATAATCGTGAGTGTCATTATTTTGTCCCAGGGTTTATCGGACCGGCAAACCGGTTaccaagaacaaaaataaataataataataatgccaCTGGAAAAGGAGAGGACCTGAAAAAAAATATCACGGGGATGATTTTGTTCAATACGGTGCATCATAGTTCTAGTTTCTCATTTACTAAAGGCCCAGTTTTCATCCTCTTTGAACAAGAGGTTTATGGAAATGCGCTTGAATTTATTTAGGCCACCCCGTGGAGAACAAAAATACCATCCGAAATCAAATGAAATCGAAGTTAAAAGACTAAACACAATCTATTGAATGGTAAAACTCTTCTATGGTCAAACTTATAGAATAACACCAAAAAAGGTAAATCATTCTGAAATGCCAAGCTAGCATGGTGTTTTCATGTAGAGGGCCTAGAGAACTTTGTAACGTGTATCATGTTACAGACTTATTGTTTTCCTTCAAAGGCTTCCTTGGCAGAGACAACAACTAAGTGCTTCCAAGCATTAGATTCAAAATCCTCCCTAGCGTACCTCATGCTATGAACCTTGCTACTCTCCCTTAATGCGTTGAAATTCAGCGTGTGGACAATTCTTTGGGTGTAGAGACCGACCCACCTTGAATAAATAACTCATGTCATAATGATATTGAATCTCCATACACAAATAACTCTCGGGGCATAAAGTTTAACTCACTTAGAGTAAGCAATTTACACTATGAAGAAATCACTTTTCAATGTGTAAATAATTATCTACATATAAAGACTAATTCACATCAAGTATATACTCACATCATAACGGTGTTAATATACGAAGATTGGTTTGTGTGTTAATATAACTCACATCATAATGGTCGTATAATGGTGTTAATATACGACACATAGAACCAAATTTATAATGTGATGTTGATCAATATTTGCAGTGATAATGTTTGGAATCCTAGACAAAAGATTGTTTCACGCAACACAAAGTTTCAAAAGGATATAAAATctcttaagagaaaaatatgtcaaatcagaaagaaaaattgtcattttaatagtGATAAACAGGTTaactaaattttcttaaatcatGTTTACAAACTCCATGGTATGCCAAATACGATTACTAGTGACCGAGGGGTCATATTTGTTTTTGCAAATTCTGGCAAGTGTTCTTCAGTCTCCAAAGAGTGTGATTGCAACTCTACTTCTTATCACCCTAAACTTATGGACAGACACAGGCGGTAAACGAATGTTTGAGGGTTATCTTATATGTATAGCAAGTGACATGCCTCAGTCATGATTCCACTGGTTATGCTTGGCTGAATTTTGGTACAATATATCCTACCACACCAACAGGTGACTGTGCACCGAAGAAACCAAAAGCTGCTCAAGCATCAAAATGCCGTTAAGCGACATGGGAGTTTGCTGATACCCTCCAACAAAGGCTCTTTGCATTTTCCCATGAGGACAAGGAATCTGGAGAGGGGACGATGTTATGGTTATGGATTAGGTACGAAAATGCAATACAAGTCAAGGAAGTCGAAATCGTAATACGCTGCAATTTGAAACTTGCTTTAAAATAACACAACTGTGTCAGTTATTCGATTTATCAGTGTTGGGTAAAAAGATTAAGGAAA belongs to Mangifera indica cultivar Alphonso chromosome 2, CATAS_Mindica_2.1, whole genome shotgun sequence and includes:
- the LOC123208383 gene encoding kelch-like protein 30 isoform X2; the protein is MWYLSRTPHVSSNTKPNDPPIFTFNNSIFPVSDSGVFQNISIVQVPKEIKQNDDQKQQHRPWCNSWEWFAYPPSPMQFHAVAVPRNPSFRIQVISDFSVLSEQILCAKLPLGIHPRATLCCYSFEGNTLTDVPKMQCEDRNLIGASGAIFDGWLYLAGGFKGSPSGVEPSEYLDLAEKLNLKTWQWKALPPMHTPRAFGTGVALNNKFCVVGGGATLKRSAEIYDPRKDSWELLESFVPKEADGFAVASLNSRLVMLTWSDRLGVKLWMWNKLINIDTGGWGLISFFPNQQVERLRVRQYGAKMVRVGKELWVLIGENEEGIFQVDGGGVWPVFPPPMFRPEDGHEIVQKDHVYAFHFPAGGRISWRQIPVYSI
- the LOC123208385 gene encoding mitochondrial import inner membrane translocase subunit TIM9-like; this translates as MDKNMLAGLEGLPEQDKARMTAMIDHLQLRDSLRMYNSLVERCFNDCVENFTRKNLQKQEETCVMRCAEKFLKHSMRVGVRFAELNSQAPTQE
- the LOC123208384 gene encoding CAX-interacting protein 4-like, whose product is MPATAGRVRMPANNRVHSSAALQTHGIWQSAIGYDPYAPNKDDSKNSSQHQSSNNEPDAENPYNSYQGLLALARITNTNADEARGACKKCGRVGHLTFQCRNFLSVKDDNKERDPGAIQAAVLSELDKLKGKVGKLNGKGKVEIEDESEEEEDESDSSDSDADSEIERIIAERNGKKISSRGRSSRKKKIDVSDEDGTESNSDSGKKRGRSKKRRSRKRQNSDSGDEDESRRKRRREKRRKRDQSSDEDDEYRQRKRKSRKEKRRRRSHPHSDDSDSDVSEDSSGQYERKGRKSRLPSDSDASDSDDSRGRRTKRSKNKSRKHHHAKEE
- the LOC123208383 gene encoding kelch-like protein 30 isoform X1; its protein translation is MWYLSRTPHVSSNTKPNDPPIFTFNNSIFPVSDSGVFQNISIVQVPKEIKQNDDQKQQHRPWCNSWEWFAYPPSPMQFHAVAVPRNPSFRIQVISDFSVLSEQILCAKLPLGIHPRATLCCYSFEGNTLTDVPKMQCEDRNLIGASGAIFDGWLYLAGGFKGSPSAGVEPSEYLDLAEKLNLKTWQWKALPPMHTPRAFGTGVALNNKFCVVGGGATLKRSAEIYDPRKDSWELLESFVPKEADGFAVASLNSRLVMLTWSDRLGVKLWMWNKLINIDTGGWGLISFFPNQQVERLRVRQYGAKMVRVGKELWVLIGENEEGIFQVDGGGVWPVFPPPMFRPEDGHEIVQKDHVYAFHFPAGGRISWRQIPVYSI